A stretch of the Perca fluviatilis chromosome 17, GENO_Pfluv_1.0, whole genome shotgun sequence genome encodes the following:
- the crb2a gene encoding protein crumbs homolog 2a: MELGKIHLNLKTVLLTMMMFKWGILCTATSDKCLSAPCQNGATCVDTMDDYACLCAREGVRYMGKDCDELYDACSFAPCDDCTSTPGTAEYHCICPDGFTGDNCTEEVDECQSNPCSEPRSLCVDQLNGYFCRCPPGYGGWDCRTHVTDCIDEPCSNNGTCVLRPQGFECRCAPGFEGKTCEEDVNECLSEPCQNGAICIQGVAEFHCFCVPGFQGYNCEIDINECASRPCENNATCINEKDHYECECLLGFAGVNCEVEIDECESGPCQNGGTCHDLVSTYSCECLPGFDGIDCELDVDECASEPCQNGARCHDMVNSYECDCSDTGFQGDYCEVDIPECASDPCQHGASCSEGVRGYACLCWPGYEGPNCEIDIDECGEQPCENDGECFERSDPSHWELDWELSFADAAGYICQCQPGFAGENCSVNIDECESEPCQNGATCEDKINGYTCACAAGFLGELCEVNIDECESQPCQNGGWCEDGRASYTCHCPEAEPGELPWGGDNCHVKLYGCVDHECQNGATCQAWLEAGEHGHTCLCPHGFYDEQCSTRTTFSFSSPGFIHIQVVLEERTRREVEHRGHHGFGVQLRFRTTIHNMLLFYRGDVDNHLILEIVNGGLHAKAFSEESELDVTFLGLVSDGDWRDAHVFVDNEGLVLIVKGAGCDRDGCTVTDGGADEPAFQPSEAFTQVYVGGAPEQLLEYSESGAGFIGCMEDLMIDSKPILPQTLPEDQGHELGCSKTEWCQPDPCYGHGRCVDLWTSYQCDCYRPFHSEHCAQEFPSWTYSHEDTVSFSVYDVGQSHESNFNVSFFLRSLKPDGLLFQLRRATGVYFSVYLGMGRVFVSSLPNSAPLTAPIFVTTGEKQLLQVEVHHRQVIFEHAGLRYGIGEIPEVDVKSGDQAYVGGLPGDWDSDMWGGHYKGCLQDLRLDSVHLDVDAWNSSDEEEVYLPSDAENVQKGCVSDDTCKMKPCQNGGECTITFNDFTCSCPEEYTGKTCETRVWCVSDPCVNGGHCVDLPDGYECVYNATFENSPVHYSAAGSLAEPVSNIYMELRTRSENAVLLRASWGSDLLLVGLLDSSVRVEIHIGNSVEALTFTGVRRVADGSWHRVNISMAEKERKSSPWVITVDGITDASSGPERTGSLGFLREKGAMLAIAESFTGCLGAVRLGGVYLPFVDDYKAPQPSQFHLAGKAKIRLGCTSAPVCDSDPCMNGATCEDLFNKFGCMCDSGWEGEVCETDIDDCVSQPCVHGSCKDYLAGYECHCHPGYAGPLCEEDLDECEHHACEHGGTCQDGVNMYTCTCPKGYSGPLCQWDYPPIQCGEDVQCENDAICNDGLWGANCTCMPGFTGSRCELEIDECESNPCRNGGSCLDRFNMFVCECPPGYSGPICDTNKQAQKRGIPWLLVAIPLLCFCVLILTIGLAFMVLTARKKRQSEGAYSPSAQEVAGARLEMDSMLKVPPEERLI; encoded by the exons ATGGAGTTGGGGAAGATTCATTTGAATCTAAAGACAGTACTGCTGACGATGATGATGTTCAAATGGG GAATCCTGTGCACAGCCACTTCAGACAAATGTTTGTCTGCGCCCTGCCAGAACGGAGCCACCTGTGTGGACACCATGGATGACTATGCCTGTCTCTGTGCCAGGGAGGGGGTCCGATACATGGGCAAAGACTGTGATGAGCTCTATGACGCCTGCTCCTTCGCCCCGTGTGACGACTGCACCAGCACCCCGGGCACGGCAGAATACCACTGCATCTGCCCGGACGGATTCACAGGGGATAACTGCACTGAGGAGGTGGACGAGTGTCAGAGCAACCCGTGCTCTGAGCcccgctctctgtgtgtagaCCAGCTGAACGGATACTTCTGCAGATGTCCTCCTGGGTACGGAGGATGGGACTGCAGGACACATGTGACTGACTGCATCGATGAACCCTGCAGCAACAATGGCACCTGTGTGTTGAGACCACAGGGCTTTGAATGTCGCTGTGCACCGGGGTTCGAGGGGAAGACCTGTGAGGAAGATGTGAATGAGTGTTTGTCAGAGCCCTGTCAGAACGGAGCTATCTGCATCCAAGGAGTGGCCGAGTTCCACTGCTTCTGTGTGCCGGGGTTTCAGGGTTATAACTGTGAGATCGACATCAACGAGTGCGCCTCGCGACCCTGTGAGAACAACGCCACCTGCATCAATGAGAAGGACCACTATGAGTGCGAGTGCCTGCTAGGCtttgcag GAGTCAACTGTGAGGTGGAAATCGATGAGTGTGAGTCCGGCCCCTGCCAAAACGGCGGCACCTGCCACGACCTGGTCAGCACGTACTCGTGCGAGTGTCTGCCCGGCTTCGATGGCATCGACTGTGAGCTGGATGTGGACGAGTGTGCCAGTGAGCCCTGCCAGAACGGAGCCCGCTGCCATGACATGGTGAACAG CTATGAATGTGACTGCAGCGATACAGGATTCCAGGGGGACTACTGCGAAGTGGACATCCCTGAGTGTGCCTCCGATCCCTGTCAGCACGGCGCCTCGTGTTCAGAGGGAGTCCGAGGATACGCCTGCCTCTGCTGGCCAG GTTATGAAGGACCAAACTGTGAGATAGATATCGATGAGTGTGGTGAGCAGCCGTGTGAGAACGACGGCGAGTGTTTCGAGCGCTCCGATCCGTCCCACTGGGAGCTGGACTGGGAGCTCAGCTTTGCAGATGCAGCTGGATATATCTGCCAGTGTCAGCCAGGCTTTGCAG GAGAGAACTGCTCGGTCAACATTGACGAGTGTGAGTCTGAACCGTGCCAGAACGGAGCCACTTGTGAGGATAAGATCAACGGCTACACCTGTGCATGTGCTGCTGGATTTCTAG GTGAGCTGTGTGAAGTCAACATTGATGAATGTGAGAGCCAGCCGTGTCAGAACGGGGGCTGGTGTGAGGACGGCAGGGCATCCTACACCTGCCACTGCCCTGAGGCCGAGCCAGGTGAACTTCCATGGGGAGGGGATAACTGCCATGTGAAACTCTACGGCTGTGTGGACCATGAATGCCAGAACGGTGCCACGTGCCAGGCGTGGCTGGAGGCTGGAGAACACGGCCACACATGCTTGTGCCCTCATGGCTTCTATGATGAGCAGTGCTCCACCAGAACTACTTTCTCCTTCTCAAGTCCTGGATTCATCCACATCCAGGTTGTTCTAGAAGAAAGGACCCGCAGGGAGGTGGAGCACCGTGGTCACCATGGTTTCGGAGTACAGCTACGCTTCCGCACGACTATACACAATATGTTGCTCTTCTACAGAGGGGACGTGGACAATCACCTCATCTTGGAGATTGTGAATGGTGGTCTTCACGCAAAGGCCTTTTCTGAGGAGTCTGAACTGGATGTAACATTTCTTGGTTTGGTCAGTGACGGAGACTGGCGGGATGCTCATGTGTTTGTAGATAATGAAGGCCTGGTTCTGATTGTGAAAGGTGCTGGCTGTGACAGGGACGGGTGCACAGTCACAGATGGTGGTGCTGATGAACCAGCTTTCCAGCCCTCTGAAGCCTTCACTCAGGTGTATGTAGGTGGAGCACCAGAGCAGCTTTTGGAGTACTCTGAGAGTGGTGCGGGCTTCATTGGATGTATGGAAGACCTGATGATCGACTCTAAGCCTATCCTACCGCAAACGCTTCCAGAAGACCAAGGCCATGAGCTGGGCTGCAGTAAGACTGAGTGGTGTCAGCCAGACCCCTGCTATGGACATGGACGCTGTGTGGACCTGTGGACCAGCTACCAGTGTGACTGCTACCGGCCCTTCCATAGTGAGCACTGCGCTCAGG AATTCCCTTCCTGGACATACAGCCATGAGGACACAGTGAGCTTCAGTGTCTATGATGTAGGTCAGAGCCATGAGAGCAACTTCAACGTGTCCTTCTTCCTGCGCTCCTTAAAGCCAGACGGGCTGCTGTTCCAGCTCCGGAGAGCCACAGGCGTCTACTTCTCCGTCTACCTGGGGATGGGGAGGGTTTTTGTCAGCTCTCTGCCCAACAGTGCCCCACTGACAGCTCCGATATTTGTGACTACTGGCGAGAAGCAACTTCTACAGGTGGAAGTCCATCACAGACAGGTGATCTTTGAGCATGCAGGACTTCGCTATGGAATAGGAGAGATCCCTGAAGTGGATGTTAAGAGTGGGGATCAGGCCTATGTAGGGGGACTTCCAGGAGACTGGGACTCTGACATGTGGGGGGGGCATTACAAAGGTTGCCTGCAGGACCTTCGGTTAGACTCGGTGCATCTCGATGTGGATGCCTGGAACAGCTCGGATGAGGAGGAAGTGTATTTACCAAGTGATGCTGAAAATGTACAGAAGGGCTGCGTCAGTGATGACACTTGCAAG ATGAAACCTTGTCAGAATGGAGGAGAATGCACCATCACATTCAACGATTTCACGTGCTCTTGTCCAGAGGAATACACCGGAAAGACCTGCGAAacccgtgtgtggtgtgttagtGATCCTTGTGTCAACGGTGGCCATTGTGTGGACCTTCCTGATGGATATGAAT GTGTGTACAATGCCACGTTTGAGAACAGCCCTGTGCACTACAGTGCTGCAGGCTCCCTGGCTGAACCTGTCTCTAACATATACATGGAGCTGCGCACTCGTTCAGAGAACGCTGTGCTCCTGAGGGCCTCCTGGGGCTCGGACCTGCTGCTGGTGGGTCTGCTGGACTCCTCAGTCCGGGTGGAGATCCACATTGGCAACAGTGTCGAGGCGCTGACCTTTACAGGAGTTCGTCGGGTGGCTGACGGGAGCTGGCATCGCGTGAACATCTCAATGGCTGAGAAGGAGCGCAAATCCTCTCCCTGGGTCATCACCGTGGATGGAATCACAGACGCCAGCAGCGGGCCAGAGCGCACAGGAAGCCTTGGCTTTCTCAGGGAGAAGGGGGCCATGCTGGCCATTGCAGAAAGCTTCACTGGCTGCTTGGGTGCAGTGAGGCTCGGCGGAGTCTACCTGCCTTTTGTCGATGACTACAAAGCCCCGCAGCCGTCTCAGTTCCACTTAGCTGGAAAAGCAAAGATTCGTTTGGGTTGTACCAGTGCCCCTGTTTGTGATTCAGACCCTTGTATGAATGGAGCCACCTGTGAAGACCTCTTCAATAAGTTTGGCTGTATGTGTGACTCGGGTTGGGAAGGGGAAGTGTGTGAGACAGACATTGATGACTGTGTGTCTCAGCCCTGTGTTCATGGAAGTTGTAAGGACTACTTAGCTGGTTACGAGTGCCACTGCCACCCTGGATATGCTGGCCCACTCTGTGAAGAGGATCTGGACGAGTGTGAGCATCACGCCTGTGAACATGGAGGCACCTGCCAGGATGGCGTCAACATGTACACCTGTACCTGTCCCAAGGGCTACAGTGGCCCTCTCTGCCA GTGGGACTATCCTCCGATCCAGTGTGGTGAAGATGTGCAGTGTGAAAATGATGCCATCTGCAATGACGGGCTGTGGGGAGCTAACTGTACGTGTATGCCAGGCTTTACAGGCAGCAG GTGTGAACTGGAGATTGATGAGTGCGAGTCTAACCCCTGTCGAAATGGGGGTTCCTGTTTGGATCGGttcaacatgtttgtgtgtgaatgccCGCCCGGTTACAGCGGTCCAATCTGTGACACTAAC AAACAGGCCCAGAAACGAGGCATCCCCTGGCTGCTGGTGGCCATCCCGCTGCTCTGCTTCTGCGTACTGATCCTCACCATCGGCCTGGCCTTCATGGTGCTCACAGCCAGGAAGAAGCGCCAGTCGGAGGGCGCATACAGCCCCAGTGCTCAGGAGGTGGCGGGAGCTCGGCTGGAGATGGACAGTATGCTCAAAGTGCCACCAGAGGAAAGACTCATCTGA